A stretch of DNA from Patescibacteria group bacterium:
TTTTTCTTTTGCGGCCTTGGTAATTGCTGCGCATCTATGCATGCCTTCAATAATAACTATTCCGATTTCAGTGTTCCACGCGATTATTGTGGTTTTTGCTGGTAAGGCTTTTAAATAATCCCCGGATATAGGATGTTCTTTCATTTCAATAAATTTTGGCAAATTTTTATCCTCATAAAAATTTTTCCATCCATTGTATGGACCACCATGGAGATTAGGCACAGATTTTAAAGGATTAATAATTTTAACCAGCTTCCAATCTTTATTCATTGCTTTAATCGGCTCAATATATTTTTTGCGCCAATCTAACCAAGACCCAAATCCTTTCTTTTTATAATGTTCCTGCCAATGGACTTGATTAATTTCACTGTCTTCCCAAATTTTAAAAACCTCTTCCCAAATAAGCGGTTTAATAAATTCAAATTGTTTATTATCTAATTCCATATTTTTCATATTTTTATTTTGTTTCGTCAAGAATTATTTTCTTTTCAAACGCCCCTCTTTTCTGCGCTTTCTTTTCTCTAATTTCTTCTAATTTATCCTTATCAATTTTCATATAATCGCGAATAGCATAAACAACCTCTAAAATATCTGCCAGTTCTTCTTCTGTGCTGTTTTTAAAAAATTCATCAATTTCTTCTTTGAGTTTTTCTTTCAATTTACCCCAATATTCCTCATCATCGGCAATATGAGTTATTGGAACACTATTATTCTGTTTTATTATCTCGGAAATCTTATCCCGAACAAGTTTATTATATTTCATAAATTTACTTGTAGTGAGCCTGTCGAACTATTTTTTAATTATTTTTGCCATACTATAAATTCATAAAAGTTATGCTCAATTGCAGTAAAGTTGCGAAACCGACCCAAAGAAGATACGGAATATTAGCATAAACGATCCATCTGAAATGCGGGAATATTGCAATAAGCGCCCAAATCAGCGTAGCAAGCACCAACAAAATATCAATTGCCGCAAAGATATTGCTTTTTAACCCGAACTGCAAAAGAGTGAAGGCAAAATTAAAAACAAGATTGAGGATAAACGGCAATAAAACGATAAACGGAATTTGCTTTTGAAAAAATTTTACTGCCACATAGCAAAAAGTAATAGCAATAATAATATACAATACTGCCCACACGGGCCCAAAAAGCCAGCTAGGCGGAGCCCAAGACGGTTTAATTAATTGCTGGTACCAATTGTAAGTATTCTTCATAAATTTATTTTTTATATTAAATTAAAAACATAACCAGTATCCAGACCAACATCAAAAAAAACTGAAAAACGGATAATTTGTAATAAAACTTTAGATCGCGTTCGACTTTAACACATACTTTATCAATGACATCAATTAACATATTGGCCAATAATCCATAAACAAAAGTAATAAAACCATAAATAATATATTCGGGTCTATAAATTATGGCAAAAATTGAAAAAACCGCACCAGTAACGGCAATCCACATATAAAATCCGAAATCTTTCAAGTTAATTTCCATAAACTTATTTTTGGGTTTTTTGTTTGACTTGAATTTGTTTTAAATAAAAATTCTTTGTTTTTGAGTAAATAATTTTATAAAAATCTTTTGTTTTCTTTTTACGCGCCTCCGCGTAATTCGCCAATAATACATTGGCAATATTTAATAATTCAAACACCAATGATTTTTTATTCAAGATACTTTTTTCAAAACTAATAAACTTACACTCTTTATTTAAATTAAAATCTTCCATAAATTTATTTTTTAATTTATTTTACGGTTCTAGATACCAATATTTTCCTACATAAGAATAAGCATAAGCACTTGGGAGTTTCTGTTCTACTAAATGATCATTTTCGTCTTTTACTGTGCAATTAATTTCAATTTTAATTTTTTTCCTTTGTTCTGCCGCTACTCTGATTTCTTCGGGTATCGCTAAGCCGGGCGCTTGGATTCCTGAAAATGCATTAAGATTCCAAGCTGTGATTCCACCATAATAACCTTCATTTAATTCTCTTTCATATTCTTCTGTAATAAATTTTATTTTAACATAAGCTCTGTATTTTTTAGGTTCACGGTTAGCGATCCAAAACCATACCTTCCAGTCTCTTAAAAAGTCAAAAGTAATGGTACCCGATAACGCTGAAGCTATTTTACAACCAACTAGAGCAATACGGTTTTCTGTAATGGCAGTTTCTGTTTGTATATCCTCTCTTTCTTCTTTAGGGACTGATTTCTCTTTAAATAAAGGAGGAAAAGAATCCGCCCCATGTGGACCGATTGATTTGAGTCTTTTTATAAATCCACGAATCTCTTCTTTGTACCGAAAAAATATATATGAAGATAAAAGCAATATTACTGCCGGCCAAGAAGTAAGTATCAACTTTAAATAGACATTAATTATATTAAGAATTTGTATTAATAATTCTTCGATATTCATATTTTATTTTTAACCTCTCAATTTAGATTTTCAATTTTTAAATTTCTATTTTTTATCAATAAATTTATTTTTTATTATCTATTCTTATTAAAATTATATGATTGTTCTATTAAATTTATCGCATAGGAAATTTCTTTCTCTGAAGAAATATTAAACATTTTAAAGTTTTTAGCCCAACCATAAGATTTCGGCGCTTTTTTAATAACTCTTTTGACATCATCTAATTTTTTATCCGGAATCAAAATTCCAATTTCTAATTTAATTTTATAAAGATGTATTGAACAAAAATTAATATTTCCATCACCAATACGATAACCAATATAAAATTGAGTATATTTTTCTTTTACTTCGCCCAATTCCAATATTTTTTCTCTTAACTTATAAAAAAGTTTTCTGGTTTTTTCTGATCCTCGCTTCAAGTGCCAATTTAAATCATAGGTTTTAATTTCTTTCGTTACATCTTTAATAAATTTATTTCCCGTGATAGTTTCTATTTTTTCAGAAGATTCTAAAGGTTCAATCTTTTCATATTTAATTAAATTATCTTCATAATATCCCACTTCCCATAATTCAAAGGGAAGATTTTTAAAATTAATAGCAGCTTTTTGGTGCGAAGTAAAAAACGGCGAAACAAAAATTATTCTCGATTGAGACCAATCTATATTTTCTCGATTTAAATGCTTGTTTTGAAATTTTTCATTATATTCAAGTAAAAACTCAGCTTTATTATTAAGCATTAAAGAAAGATAAGCAAAGCCCTGATCAATAACACTAAAACTTCTATCTTTTTTATATTCAATAATTACAAAAGATTTACTTTCCGAATTAAAACACAGGGTATCTATCCTTAAATTATTTACTGTAAATTCCGAAGAAATATATTCCAATCCAAAAATATCGTTCAAACTTGCTTCGGTTATTTTTTGAAGATTTCCTTCGCTGGATATATTTATTTCCTTAATTTTTATTAATTTATTTTTAAATTTTTTGAATATTGCCATAAATTTATTTAAAATTAATTTTTATTTAATTCTAAACTTTCCTGATTTTACTAATTTAATACTATTATAATTTTTCGGATCTCTAAATTCAAATTGCCAAATTGAATAAACATCTTCACCACTGGCTTTATCAAAAAATAATGTAATAACCTTTTTCTTGGTCTGTTCTTGCCATTGTCTAAACGGGTAAAAAAGTTGGCGAATAATAACATTTGTCGCGCTAAAGTTTTTTGCCTCAATAAGCACAACTTGTTTTTTGCCTTCATAACCAGCGTCAACTTCTGTTTGTACGCTTGAAACTTTGATAATTTGTTTGCCAACCTTAAATTCAAAATTAGGAGTATATTTCCTGCCTCGTATCGTGAGAACAAGTGAAGGATCTTCTGTAAAAGTACGAATTAAACTTGCAGCATAGGCAAAATCGAGATGCTGCATTTCTGAATTGCCTATTTTTGCCGTATCTAATTGAAAATCAAGTTTTGAAGAATAAACTATAATCTCTTTTTTAATCTCTGGAATATCAATATATCCTTCACCTTTAATAATATTGTAATAACCATTTTTTACGGGAAGTAAAAATAAATTGTACTTTTTAAAAATATCAGGTCTGCCCTCTCTATTATCTTGTTTGCATAAAATACGAACTTCTTTTTCACTTGTCTCTTTAAATTTTTGACAAGCTCGTTTTATTTGCGTTGCGGAAATTGGAAATGGCGATTTATTAAAATCATGATCTAGAATTTTATAATCATCAAAAATTTTCTTCCAAGATTTAGTATTTGCCATATTTTTATAATAATTTACTTTTTAATTCTATGTTTAAATCTTTAAATCTTTTTTTAGATAAATCTAGATATTCTTTTTCTTTATCAATTCCAACAAATTTTCTACCGTGCATTATAGCAGCCAATCCCGTTGTCGAACTTCCCGCAAAAGGATCTAAGATAACATCCCCTTTGTCGGTGCTAGCTAAAACAATTCTTTTTAATAGTTCCAATGGTTTTTGAGTCGGGTGTTTTCCAAACTTTTTTTCGCCATTTTGTGGCGGGGATATCGCCCAAACACTACGCATCTGTAGTCCTGGCTTTTTAATAAAATCGCCTGGCCAAATTCCATTTTTCATAACACCATAATTAAATTTATGTTTTGCTTTTTTGTCTTTTCGTGCCCATATTAATGTTTCGTGACTAGCAGTAAAGAATCTGCAACTTAAATTTGGTGAAGCGTTTGGTTTAAACCAGGAAATTTCGTTTAGAATATGGAAATTTCCCATCTGCAAAGCAAAACCACATTTATATATTGAATGATAAGTGCCACTAATCCAAATTGTTCCTCCCGGCTTTAAAATTCTGTGGCACGCTCTGATCCAATTTTTATGAAATTCAAAATCCTCTTCTAGTCCATTGCTTATGTCCC
This window harbors:
- a CDS encoding nucleoside triphosphate pyrophosphohydrolase translates to MKYNKLVRDKISEIIKQNNSVPITHIADDEEYWGKLKEKLKEEIDEFFKNSTEEELADILEVVYAIRDYMKIDKDKLEEIREKKAQKRGAFEKKIILDETK
- a CDS encoding tryptophan-rich sensory protein produces the protein MKNTYNWYQQLIKPSWAPPSWLFGPVWAVLYIIIAITFCYVAVKFFQKQIPFIVLLPFILNLVFNFAFTLLQFGLKSNIFAAIDILLVLATLIWALIAIFPHFRWIVYANIPYLLWVGFATLLQLSITFMNL
- a CDS encoding site-specific DNA-methyltransferase, with protein sequence MVEISGITNINFKKPYFEKDKILSHIKKQPYFTDGNFVLYQGDSIELLNDLPENSIDMIFADPPYNLSNGGFTCHAGKAVSVNKGNWDISNGLEEDFEFHKNWIRACHRILKPGGTIWISGTYHSIYKCGFALQMGNFHILNEISWFKPNASPNLSCRFFTASHETLIWARKDKKAKHKFNYGVMKNGIWPGDFIKKPGLQMRSVWAISPPQNGEKKFGKHPTQKPLELLKRIVLASTDKGDVILDPFAGSSTTGLAAIMHGRKFVGIDKEKEYLDLSKKRFKDLNIELKSKLL